From Paramagnetospirillum magnetotacticum MS-1, one genomic window encodes:
- the murI gene encoding glutamate racemase: MSGNPNLPIGIFDSGVGGLTVLKAVRERLPDESLIYLGDTARLPYGTKSAQTVAAYALEATRALVAYGIKALLVADNTSSAHALEAVRAAFPGLPVIGVVEPGAAAAATASARGRIVVIATESAVQAGSYPRAILHSRPNALVTQLPCPLFVPMVEEGLVDGPIAEQIARHYLGPLFTGPEAADCLLLGCTHFPALAPLFRRLLGRDVAVVDSASTTAMVLEDLLSLRRLCNEGGPSRVRYLATDAPERFARVSKVFVPWTIPESEVETIDLG; encoded by the coding sequence ATGAGCGGCAATCCCAACCTTCCCATCGGCATTTTCGATTCCGGCGTCGGCGGTCTGACCGTTCTAAAGGCGGTGCGCGAGAGGCTGCCGGACGAATCGCTGATCTATCTGGGAGACACCGCCCGCCTGCCCTATGGCACCAAAAGCGCCCAGACCGTGGCGGCCTATGCCCTGGAAGCCACCCGCGCCCTGGTAGCCTACGGCATCAAGGCGCTTTTGGTCGCCGACAACACCTCCTCGGCCCACGCCCTGGAAGCCGTGCGCGCCGCCTTTCCCGGCCTGCCGGTGATCGGCGTGGTCGAGCCGGGCGCGGCGGCCGCGGCCACCGCCTCGGCCCGAGGCCGCATCGTGGTCATCGCCACCGAAAGCGCCGTGCAGGCGGGGTCCTATCCGCGCGCTATTCTGCATTCGCGGCCCAATGCCCTGGTGACCCAGCTTCCCTGCCCGCTCTTCGTGCCCATGGTCGAGGAAGGCCTGGTGGACGGCCCCATCGCCGAACAGATCGCCCGGCATTATCTGGGGCCGTTGTTCACCGGCCCCGAAGCCGCCGATTGCCTGCTGCTGGGCTGCACCCACTTCCCCGCCCTGGCGCCGCTGTTCCGCCGCCTGCTGGGCCGGGACGTGGCCGTGGTGGATTCGGCCTCGACCACCGCCATGGTGCTGGAGGATCTGCTGAGCCTGCGCAGGCTCTGCAATGAAGGCGGCCCGTCCCGCGTGCGCTACCTCGCCACCGACGCGCCCGAGCGCTTTGCCCGCGTCTCGAAGGTTTTCGTGCCCTGGACAATTCCGGAATCCGAGGTCGAGACCATCGATCTGGGCTAG
- a CDS encoding sensor histidine kinase, translating into MYESIGALNSELVNTQRQLAKANARLTAANDLKNKLFGVLAHDLRTPLSVISGYSQILELLLPTATTGQEMEFVGRIQQSVGYMLALIEDILSLSAIETGHLTINRQPADMTLLAQRIVSMASILADQKSITLSATSSRPLWVLMDRVKIEQVLTNLIGNAIKFSHPGSTITIALSAEQDEEGQPWARMEVTDTGIGIAPQKLESLFHPFAEGSQGTAGESSIGLGLYICARVIEAHGGSIHVASAQGEGTTVSVVLPAEG; encoded by the coding sequence ATGTACGAGTCCATCGGCGCCCTCAACAGCGAACTGGTCAATACCCAGCGCCAATTGGCCAAGGCCAATGCCAGACTGACCGCCGCCAACGACTTGAAGAACAAACTGTTCGGCGTCCTGGCCCATGATCTGCGCACGCCGCTGTCGGTAATTTCCGGCTATTCCCAGATTCTCGAACTGCTCTTGCCCACCGCCACCACCGGCCAGGAGATGGAGTTCGTGGGACGGATTCAGCAATCCGTTGGCTACATGCTGGCGCTGATCGAGGACATTCTGTCGCTGTCGGCCATCGAAACCGGGCACCTCACCATCAATCGCCAGCCCGCCGACATGACGTTGCTGGCGCAGCGGATCGTGTCCATGGCCTCGATCCTGGCTGATCAGAAATCCATTACCCTGTCGGCGACGTCATCCCGGCCGCTATGGGTGTTGATGGACCGCGTCAAGATCGAGCAGGTTCTGACCAATCTGATCGGCAATGCCATCAAGTTTTCCCATCCCGGATCGACCATCACCATCGCCCTCTCCGCGGAACAGGACGAGGAGGGCCAGCCCTGGGCCCGCATGGAGGTCACGGATACCGGCATCGGTATCGCGCCCCAAAAGCTGGAATCCCTGTTCCATCCCTTTGCCGAGGGAAGCCAGGGAACCGCGGGCGAAAGCTCCATCGGGCTCGGGCTTTACATTTGCGCCAGGGTGATCGAGGCCCATGGCGGCTCCATCCATGTGGCCTCGGCCCAGGGCGAGGGCACCACGGTCAGTGTCGTGCTTCCCGCCGAAGGGTAA
- a CDS encoding Crp/Fnr family transcriptional regulator translates to MMALSAAELDLVAKAPLLAGLSSADLAMLMEGAHSAAYPEAELLFSQGDKADRFFILLEGRVNIFALTETGDQSIIEVFDPIVSFAEAAIFSSGIFPLNGEVMAGSRLVHVPAPQFLKRLADNRSLGLLLLGGLSQWQFRLIHEISELKSKSPVQRLATFLLALAAKAGGDNAGRVRLPLTKAVLASRIGIAPESLSRALNRLKAYGVETHGREVEITDLDALRRMVRDGGGE, encoded by the coding sequence ATGATGGCCCTAAGCGCCGCCGAACTCGATCTCGTCGCCAAGGCCCCGCTGCTGGCCGGTTTGTCGTCCGCCGATCTGGCGATGTTGATGGAGGGCGCCCATTCCGCCGCTTATCCCGAGGCGGAACTGCTGTTCAGCCAGGGCGACAAGGCCGATCGCTTTTTCATCTTGCTGGAAGGCCGCGTCAACATCTTCGCTCTGACGGAGACCGGCGACCAGTCCATCATCGAGGTTTTCGATCCCATCGTGTCCTTCGCCGAGGCAGCGATCTTCTCGTCGGGCATCTTTCCGCTGAACGGTGAAGTGATGGCCGGGTCCAGGCTGGTGCATGTACCCGCCCCGCAATTCCTCAAACGTCTGGCGGATAATCGTTCGCTGGGCCTTCTGCTTCTGGGCGGTCTGTCCCAGTGGCAGTTCCGCCTGATCCACGAGATCAGCGAGTTGAAGAGCAAGTCGCCGGTTCAGCGTCTGGCCACTTTCCTTCTGGCCCTGGCCGCCAAGGCTGGGGGCGACAATGCCGGGCGGGTGCGTCTGCCGCTGACCAAGGCCGTGCTGGCCAGCCGAATCGGCATCGCCCCGGAAAGCCTGTCGCGCGCTCTTAACCGCCTCAAGGCCTATGGCGTCGAGACCCATGGCCGCGAGGTGGAGATCACCGATCTGGACGCGCTGCGCCGCATGGTGCGCGACGGCGGCGGGGAATAG
- a CDS encoding cyclic nucleotide-binding domain-containing protein: MTQALDREVLLQLQFAPLFTGLAEKDVRQLLEGAELLVLDHEHLLYREGEAVDRFYVVLDGHVELSLDVDGKKSVVEVARRPTVLGDAAMFGSGRYFMTARVLSGATLLAIPAQSFRARLEERLDITLHMLTTMSFRLRMLVRQIAELKLKTTAQRLGSFLLTMVEADSGRAELRFPYDKKLVADQLGMKPESLSRALGKLARLGVESLPDNLVVIAEVAKLREFCAEDEVG; encoded by the coding sequence ATGACGCAGGCGCTGGACCGCGAGGTGCTGCTGCAATTGCAATTCGCGCCGCTGTTCACCGGTCTGGCGGAGAAGGATGTCCGTCAGCTTCTCGAAGGCGCCGAACTGCTGGTTCTGGACCACGAGCATCTGCTTTACCGCGAGGGTGAGGCGGTGGACCGCTTCTACGTGGTGCTGGATGGCCATGTGGAATTGTCCCTGGATGTGGACGGCAAGAAAAGCGTGGTCGAGGTGGCGCGCCGTCCAACCGTACTGGGCGATGCCGCCATGTTCGGGTCGGGCCGCTATTTCATGACGGCCCGCGTCCTGAGCGGGGCCACCTTGCTGGCCATTCCCGCCCAATCCTTCCGCGCCCGTCTGGAAGAGCGCCTGGACATCACGCTGCACATGCTGACCACCATGAGCTTCCGCCTGCGCATGCTGGTCCGCCAGATCGCCGAGTTGAAGCTGAAGACCACCGCCCAGCGTCTGGGCAGCTTCTTGCTGACCATGGTGGAGGCGGACAGCGGGCGGGCCGAACTGCGCTTTCCCTATGACAAGAAGCTGGTGGCCGACCAACTGGGCATGAAGCCGGAAAGCCTGTCGCGCGCGCTGGGCAAGCTGGCGCGCCTGGGGGTGGAATCCCTGCCCGACAATCTGGTGGTCATCGCCGAGGTGGCGAAATTGCGCGAATTCTGCGCCGAAGACGAGGTGGGATGA
- a CDS encoding SDR family NAD(P)-dependent oxidoreductase — protein sequence MNVNGLAAIVTGAGSGLGQATARALAKAGAKVAVFDINAANAEATAREIGGVFAACDVTDEASTLAAMAHARAAHGPARIAVSCAGVVTPGKVVGRKGPMPLETYARVIQVNLIGTFNVMRLAAADMAGLEPLEGGERGVIVNTASIAAWDGQVGQCAYASSKGGVAALSLPAAREFAPLGIRVMAVAPGYMETPMLAGMPEEVMTNLVASTLFPHRLGRPEEFARMVLAICDNPMLNGSAIRLDGAVRMPPQ from the coding sequence ATGAACGTCAACGGATTGGCCGCCATCGTCACCGGCGCAGGCTCGGGTCTTGGACAAGCCACGGCGCGCGCCTTGGCCAAGGCTGGCGCCAAGGTCGCGGTGTTCGACATCAACGCCGCCAATGCCGAGGCCACGGCCAGGGAAATCGGCGGTGTCTTTGCCGCCTGCGATGTGACCGACGAGGCCTCCACCCTGGCGGCCATGGCCCATGCGCGGGCCGCCCACGGCCCGGCCCGCATCGCGGTGAGCTGCGCCGGAGTGGTGACGCCGGGCAAGGTGGTGGGGCGCAAGGGCCCCATGCCGCTGGAAACCTATGCCCGCGTCATTCAGGTCAACCTGATCGGCACCTTCAACGTCATGCGTCTTGCCGCCGCCGATATGGCCGGGCTGGAGCCGCTGGAGGGAGGCGAGCGCGGGGTGATCGTCAACACCGCCTCCATCGCCGCCTGGGACGGGCAGGTGGGACAGTGCGCCTATGCCTCGTCCAAGGGGGGCGTCGCCGCTCTGTCGCTGCCCGCCGCCCGCGAATTCGCACCCTTGGGCATCCGGGTCATGGCGGTGGCGCCCGGCTATATGGAGACTCCCATGCTGGCGGGCATGCCCGAGGAGGTCATGACCAATCTGGTGGCCTCGACCTTGTTTCCCCATCGCCTGGGGCGGCCCGAGGAATTTGCGCGTATGGTGTTGGCCATCTGCGACAATCCCATGCTCAACGGCAGCGCCATCCGTCTCGATGGCGCGGTCAGGATGCCGCCGCAATAG
- a CDS encoding CCE_0567 family metalloprotein produces MSDVDALKAEVKKLNAQATQAKMDLHDLSEELPIGWEKIPDVAAHCHDLYARLTKARAALKAAGG; encoded by the coding sequence ATGAGCGATGTCGACGCCCTCAAGGCCGAGGTCAAGAAGCTGAACGCGCAGGCGACCCAGGCCAAGATGGACCTGCACGACCTGTCCGAGGAACTGCCCATCGGCTGGGAGAAGATCCCCGACGTGGCGGCCCATTGCCACGACCTTTATGCCCGTTTGACCAAGGCCCGCGCCGCGCTGAAGGCGGCGGGCGGCTGA
- a CDS encoding cobalamin B12-binding domain-containing protein encodes MAQRYLNTLIARRRHEATAMIMEAVDGGMSIENIYLDVFQPALWEVGRLWQIDRLTIAQEHYITAVTQAIMSQLYPRIFRGDGHRRTMVACCVSGELHEVGARMVADCFEMSGWDSHYLGANIPASDVVDMALSAEAEVIAISATLTTHLGLVEDLVTKARKQFGSKTTILVGGYPFNIDQDLWRKLGADGSAQNAAEAVMIAERGGCP; translated from the coding sequence ATGGCTCAGCGCTATCTCAACACCTTGATCGCACGCCGCCGCCACGAGGCGACGGCCATGATCATGGAAGCCGTGGACGGCGGCATGTCCATCGAGAATATCTATCTCGACGTTTTCCAGCCTGCGTTGTGGGAAGTGGGTCGCCTTTGGCAGATAGACCGCCTCACCATCGCCCAGGAACATTACATCACCGCCGTCACCCAGGCGATCATGTCCCAGCTCTATCCCCGCATCTTCCGGGGCGACGGTCACCGCCGCACCATGGTGGCCTGTTGCGTCAGCGGGGAACTGCACGAGGTCGGCGCCCGCATGGTCGCCGATTGCTTCGAGATGAGCGGCTGGGACAGCCACTATCTGGGGGCCAATATCCCGGCATCGGACGTGGTGGACATGGCCCTTTCGGCCGAGGCCGAGGTGATCGCCATTTCCGCCACCCTCACCACCCATCTGGGACTGGTCGAAGACCTGGTCACCAAGGCCCGCAAACAGTTTGGGAGCAAGACGACCATCCTGGTGGGCGGCTATCCCTTCAACATCGACCAGGATCTGTGGCGAAAGCTGGGAGCCGACGGCTCCGCCCAAAATGCCGCCGAGGCCGTCATGATCGCCGAGCGCGGAGGATGTCCTTGA
- a CDS encoding enoyl-CoA hydratase/isomerase family protein, with product MSSEIHFERTGHLGRITLDRPKALNALTLDQVHAMHPKLDAWAADPEVTCITIEGAGEKAFCAGGDIKQLYEACKAGDLEFAAAFYRDEYRLNRRIKTSPKPYVALIDGIVMGGGVGVSVHGLYRVATERTLFAMPETGIGFFPDVGGSYFLPHLPGAIGMYLGLTGARLKAADTLHVGVATHFVESASLPALIEALSEARDAAEVKASLDGFASDPGPAAIDSRRDIIDRCFGKSSLTEVFAALEAESDPFAAETLATIRAKSPHLVAVSFEMIRRGASLSFDECMKMEFRLALALAPAHDFVEGVRALLIDRDNKPVWNPAGSQAQVLAHFDAVPACGDLTF from the coding sequence GCATCCCAAGCTGGACGCCTGGGCCGCCGACCCGGAGGTCACCTGCATCACCATCGAGGGCGCAGGCGAGAAGGCGTTTTGCGCCGGTGGCGACATCAAGCAGCTTTATGAGGCCTGCAAGGCGGGCGACCTGGAATTCGCCGCTGCCTTCTATCGGGACGAATACCGGCTCAACCGCCGCATCAAGACCAGCCCGAAGCCTTACGTCGCGTTGATCGACGGCATTGTCATGGGCGGCGGCGTCGGCGTCTCGGTACACGGGCTTTACCGCGTGGCCACCGAGCGCACCTTGTTCGCCATGCCCGAAACCGGCATCGGCTTCTTCCCCGATGTGGGCGGGTCCTATTTCCTGCCCCATCTTCCCGGTGCCATCGGCATGTATCTCGGCCTGACCGGGGCAAGGCTGAAGGCGGCGGACACCTTGCATGTGGGCGTCGCCACCCATTTCGTGGAAAGCGCCAGCCTGCCCGCCCTGATCGAGGCACTGTCAGAGGCCCGCGACGCCGCCGAGGTCAAGGCCAGTCTGGACGGCTTCGCCTCTGATCCCGGTCCGGCCGCCATCGATTCCAGGCGGGACATCATTGACCGCTGTTTCGGCAAGTCCAGCCTGACCGAGGTCTTTGCCGCCCTGGAAGCCGAAAGCGATCCTTTCGCCGCCGAGACCCTGGCCACCATCCGCGCCAAGTCGCCCCATCTGGTGGCGGTCAGCTTCGAGATGATCCGGCGCGGCGCGTCCCTGTCCTTCGACGAATGCATGAAGATGGAGTTCCGTCTGGCTTTGGCGCTGGCGCCCGCCCATGACTTTGTCGAAGGGGTGCGCGCCCTGCTCATCGACCGCGACAACAAGCCCGTCTGGAACCCGGCGGGGTCGCAAGCCCAGGTGCTGGCCCATTTCGACGCGGTTCCGGCCTGCGGCGATTTGACCTTTTAG